In Bacteroidota bacterium, the following proteins share a genomic window:
- a CDS encoding mannose-1-phosphate guanylyltransferase produces the protein MNHVYAVIMAGGIGSRFWPESRTAKPKQFLDILNTGKTLLQMTYERFLHLVPSHNIYVITATDYFGLVQEQLPELPAHQILREPIRRNTAPCITYACSKIHFLDPKATVIVSPSDHLITQEEKYYDVLNRCLDYVKNNGMLITIGVKPTKAATGYGYIQYRDEPSPDGFYKVKTFTEKPTPEIAKTFLDSGDFLWNSGMFVWKAKTILEAVKKYLPEMADAFREGEKYYNQPTEETFVRKVYSQCTNISVDYGVMEKADNVFTIPAQFGWSDIGTWDALYDVYKHDYLGNAVSGDNVKIYDSSNNMVMVPNKKLVVLHGLRDFCVIDTGDVLLICQKSHDQDVRQITVDLKVAGLDKHL, from the coding sequence ATGAACCATGTTTATGCAGTCATAATGGCAGGCGGCATCGGCAGCCGTTTTTGGCCAGAAAGCCGTACCGCAAAACCTAAACAGTTTCTCGATATTCTCAATACAGGGAAAACCTTGCTCCAGATGACGTACGAGCGATTTCTTCATCTGGTGCCCAGTCATAATATATATGTTATCACCGCCACAGATTATTTCGGGCTTGTTCAGGAACAACTACCTGAATTGCCCGCCCATCAAATTCTCCGTGAACCAATACGCAGAAATACCGCACCCTGTATCACGTATGCTTGTTCTAAAATTCATTTTCTAGATCCAAAAGCTACCGTCATTGTTTCTCCCTCAGACCATCTGATCACTCAGGAAGAAAAATATTATGATGTGCTGAACCGCTGTTTGGACTATGTAAAAAACAACGGGATGCTTATTACCATTGGGGTAAAGCCAACCAAGGCAGCAACCGGATACGGCTATATTCAGTACCGTGACGAACCTTCGCCAGACGGATTTTATAAAGTAAAAACCTTCACCGAAAAGCCCACTCCCGAAATTGCTAAAACGTTTTTAGACAGTGGAGATTTTCTCTGGAACTCCGGCATGTTTGTCTGGAAAGCCAAGACTATCTTAGAAGCGGTCAAAAAATATCTCCCCGAAATGGCAGATGCCTTCCGCGAAGGAGAAAAATACTACAACCAGCCAACCGAAGAGACCTTCGTTCGCAAGGTCTATTCCCAATGCACCAATATTTCTGTTGACTATGGTGTGATGGAAAAAGCAGATAATGTATTCACCATTCCTGCCCAGTTTGGCTGGAGTGATATCGGTACTTGGGATGCCCTATATGACGTATATAAACACGACTATTTAGGCAATGCTGTATCCGGTGATAACGTAAAGATTTATGACTCGTCCAACAATATGGTCATGGTACCTAACAAGAAGTTAGTAGTGCTCCACGGCCTACGCGATTTCTGTGTTATTGATACCGGCGATGTATTGCTCATTTGCCAAAAAAGTCATGATCAGGATGTCAGACAAATAACGGTTGACTTAAAAGTAGCGGGTTTAGACAAACATCTGTAA
- a CDS encoding methionine aminotransferase: MNYPSVIHSKLPAVGTTIFTTMSALAREHQAINLSQGFPDFNPHPALIAETEKAMKGGFNQYAPMAGYLPLRERISEKIDSLYKLEVNPETEITITAGATQAIFTAILSIIREDDEVILFAPAYDCYAPAIELAGGKAIHYNMEAPDYKINWQEVKRLINQRTRMIIINTPHNPTGTTMKAADFAELERTIKATDIIVLSDEVYEHIIFDKQVHQSILRYPRLAERSFVVSSFGKTYHNTGWKVGYCIAPETLMSEFRKVHQFNVFSVNSFVQVAFAELLKQKELYLELNSFYEEKRDFFRRAIQSSRFKLMKCEGTYFQLVSYSRISSERDVEFVRRMTKDMGVAAIPVSVFYRQNIDNSVIRFCFAKEEDTLKRAADRLLKI; the protein is encoded by the coding sequence ATGAATTATCCTTCAGTTATCCATTCAAAACTGCCTGCTGTCGGAACAACCATCTTCACCACGATGTCTGCGCTGGCACGAGAGCACCAGGCCATCAACCTGTCTCAGGGATTTCCCGATTTCAATCCTCATCCTGCTTTGATTGCCGAAACAGAAAAAGCCATGAAAGGGGGCTTCAACCAATATGCCCCCATGGCCGGATATCTTCCTCTGCGGGAAAGAATTTCTGAAAAAATAGATTCACTTTACAAACTGGAAGTCAATCCCGAAACTGAAATAACCATTACCGCCGGAGCTACACAGGCCATCTTCACCGCCATACTTTCTATCATTCGCGAAGATGATGAAGTTATTCTTTTCGCTCCGGCTTATGATTGCTATGCGCCGGCTATAGAACTGGCCGGAGGAAAAGCTATCCATTACAACATGGAAGCACCAGATTACAAAATCAACTGGCAAGAGGTCAAGCGGCTCATCAACCAGCGAACCCGGATGATCATTATCAACACGCCACATAACCCGACCGGTACCACCATGAAGGCCGCTGATTTTGCTGAACTGGAAAGGACTATCAAAGCAACCGACATCATCGTACTGAGCGACGAGGTATATGAACATATCATTTTTGACAAGCAGGTTCATCAAAGCATTCTTCGCTACCCTCGGCTGGCAGAAAGAAGTTTTGTTGTCAGCAGTTTCGGAAAAACTTACCACAACACAGGCTGGAAAGTCGGCTACTGCATTGCGCCCGAAACCCTCATGTCCGAATTCCGAAAAGTGCATCAGTTCAACGTGTTCAGCGTGAACTCCTTTGTACAAGTCGCCTTTGCCGAATTGCTCAAACAAAAAGAACTGTACCTAGAACTGAACTCCTTTTATGAAGAGAAACGCGACTTCTTTCGCCGCGCTATTCAATCCTCCCGCTTCAAACTCATGAAATGTGAAGGCACCTACTTTCAATTAGTTTCTTACAGCCGAATCAGCAGCGAGCGCGATGTAGAGTTTGTTCGCCGAATGACCAAAGACATGGGCGTAGCAGCAATTCCCGTCTCGGTTTTTTATCGCCAGAATATTGACAACAGCGTCATCCGTTTTTGCTTTGCCAAAGAAGAAGACACCCTCAAGCGAGCCGCCGACCGCCTACTTAAAATTTAG
- a CDS encoding amidohydrolase, with the protein MNKLSITLIQSTLHWQDVAANLQMLSEKISAIKNPTDLILLPEMFSTGFSMNVETQAEEMNNSWAIEWMKKTAAEKNCVVTGSLMLRDKKKFFNRLVWMRPDGSFETYDKRHLFSFAQEEKTFTSGRERLIVELKGWKICPMICYDLRFPAWSRNRLVESEAAAAAYDLLIYVANWPERRAQAWKYLLIARAIENQTYVAGINRVGNDGNDIYYSGDSMVADALGNILYHREQSEDITTLQLSMEDLTKVRRQFRFLKDADLFNINPKSKFKSH; encoded by the coding sequence GTGAATAAGCTCTCCATCACACTCATTCAATCCACTTTACACTGGCAGGATGTTGCCGCCAACCTCCAGATGCTGTCCGAAAAAATTTCGGCGATAAAAAATCCAACGGACCTTATTCTCTTGCCCGAAATGTTCAGCACCGGCTTCAGCATGAACGTGGAAACACAGGCAGAAGAAATGAACAACAGCTGGGCCATAGAATGGATGAAGAAAACAGCTGCCGAAAAGAACTGTGTCGTGACCGGCAGCCTGATGCTGCGCGACAAAAAGAAATTCTTCAACCGCCTCGTTTGGATGAGACCCGACGGCAGTTTTGAAACCTACGACAAACGACATCTCTTTTCCTTTGCCCAAGAAGAAAAAACATTCACCTCCGGAAGAGAACGACTGATAGTAGAACTAAAAGGCTGGAAAATCTGCCCCATGATTTGCTACGACCTGCGCTTCCCCGCTTGGTCGCGCAACCGACTCGTGGAAAGCGAAGCCGCCGCTGCCGCCTATGACCTTCTTATATATGTAGCCAACTGGCCCGAACGAAGAGCCCAAGCCTGGAAATATCTCCTTATAGCCCGCGCCATCGAAAACCAAACCTACGTGGCAGGCATCAACCGCGTAGGCAACGACGGCAACGACATCTATTACTCCGGCGACTCTATGGTGGCCGATGCCCTCGGCAATATCCTCTACCACCGCGAACAATCAGAAGATATCACCACCCTCCAACTGAGCATGGAAGACCTGACCAAAGTGCGAAGACAATTCCGCTTCTTAAAAGACGCCGACCTATTCAATATCAATCCTAAATCAAAATTCAAAAGCCACTGA
- a CDS encoding amidohydrolase family protein, producing the protein MNIKPIYMRIISITCLSFMLSLVNAQAPDVPSPGPPQKGKIYLTHATVHTGDGKVLNNATIGFENGKIIFLEENPTFKTDETMGQIIDCAGKHIYPGLIAANTALGLVEIDAVRATVDYAETGDFNPDARAIVAYNTDSRVTPTIRSNGVLFAQTAPLGGWISGTSAIVQLDAWNWEDALMKEDGISMNWPSMFRYKGGAAARYETNKDYDKDIQMLKDYFADAKSYQEAGTHAKTNLRFEAMKGLFTKQLNLYVSVNYVQEILNAIAFAESFNVQVAIVGGKDSYMIADVLAQKKVPVILAPTHQLPTYADEDITQPYKTPAALQKAGVLFCLSIGDGSWPNRNLMFQAGTAVANGLTKEEALAMVTSSVAKIVKLDDRIGTLAKGKDASLIVSTGDVLDMKTSNIELAFISGRKIDLNNKQKALNEKFSKKYGVN; encoded by the coding sequence ATGAATATAAAACCCATTTACATGCGCATCATCTCTATCACCTGTCTATCGTTTATGTTATCGCTCGTTAATGCGCAAGCCCCCGACGTGCCATCACCGGGGCCACCGCAGAAGGGAAAGATTTATCTGACTCACGCCACGGTTCATACCGGTGATGGGAAAGTGTTGAACAATGCGACCATCGGATTTGAGAATGGCAAAATTATCTTCCTCGAAGAAAACCCCACTTTCAAAACCGATGAAACGATGGGACAAATCATTGACTGCGCCGGCAAGCATATTTATCCCGGACTAATCGCGGCCAACACCGCGCTGGGATTGGTAGAAATAGATGCTGTCCGCGCTACGGTGGACTATGCCGAAACAGGCGACTTCAACCCGGATGCCAGAGCGATTGTTGCCTATAACACCGATTCAAGAGTAACGCCTACCATCAGAAGCAATGGAGTTCTTTTTGCTCAGACCGCTCCGCTGGGAGGATGGATATCCGGCACCAGTGCCATTGTACAACTTGATGCCTGGAACTGGGAAGATGCCCTGATGAAAGAGGATGGCATTTCTATGAACTGGCCTTCTATGTTTCGCTATAAAGGAGGAGCGGCGGCGAGATATGAAACCAATAAAGATTACGACAAGGATATTCAAATGCTCAAAGATTACTTTGCCGATGCAAAATCATATCAGGAGGCAGGAACTCACGCCAAGACCAACCTGCGTTTTGAAGCGATGAAAGGTTTATTTACCAAACAACTGAACCTTTATGTATCGGTGAACTATGTACAGGAAATACTTAACGCCATTGCGTTTGCCGAATCATTCAATGTCCAGGTAGCGATTGTTGGCGGAAAGGATTCTTACATGATTGCCGATGTGCTGGCGCAAAAGAAAGTGCCGGTCATCTTGGCTCCAACACACCAGTTGCCGACCTATGCCGATGAAGACATCACTCAACCCTATAAAACCCCCGCAGCTTTGCAGAAAGCCGGAGTCTTGTTTTGCTTGAGTATTGGCGATGGTTCATGGCCAAACCGGAACCTTATGTTTCAGGCGGGTACGGCTGTAGCTAATGGACTGACTAAAGAAGAAGCGCTGGCAATGGTCACTTCAAGTGTGGCAAAAATTGTGAAGCTTGACGACCGCATAGGTACACTTGCCAAGGGCAAAGATGCTTCCCTCATTGTTTCTACCGGCGATGTGCTCGATATGAAAACATCCAACATCGAGCTCGCATTTATCAGCGGCAGGAAGATAGATCTGAACAATAAACAAAAAGCGCTGAACGAGAAATTCTCTAAAAAGTATGGAGTAAACTGA
- a CDS encoding amidohydrolase family protein — MLFAQETTFPSNGPDDYREGIHAFTNATIWKNFNTKMENATLVIRDGRIVDAGNGIAIPKGAIVHDMKGKFIYPSFIDLFTDYGMPEATKSKGKEGPQLESDVKGAYGWNQAIHTDFYADRNFSVDNDKAEEWRKQGFGTVLSHRKDGIARGTGTVVTLANTQNNQLIVKAVASAHYSFSKGTSTQDYPSSLMGSIALLRQTYFDAQWYKNTKDQKEYNINLEEMNRQQSLTQLFDASNDWMKILRADKVGDEFGVQYIIKGKGDEYQRIEDIKNTKAKLIIPLNFPKAYDVEDPYKSLWVSLEEMKNWELAPTNAAALAKAGIDFSFTASDLEKKEHFLANLRKAVKYGLDSSIALKALTFNPASFLSVYDKVGSLEPGKLANFFVTSGPLFDGKTEINENWVQGIRYEIKSFEPKDIRGEYALTVGSSNYKLKVSGDAHAPKANLVITDSLKPEVKLTYKEKDITLSFNPDKKAEQNKIRLTGLIDYDKKSASGNGQMPNGDWITWTAIQSKGPEADTSKAKNDTTDYTKEIGKVVYPFMAYGNEEIPKQESFLIKNGTVWTNEKEFVLSNADVIIKGGKIASVGKGLTCADCKTIDATNKYVTSGIIDEHSHIAISEGVNEGGQSSTAEVSIADVVNSEDINIYRQLGGGVIASQLLHGSANAIGGQSAIIKLRWGYTPEKLKIENADGFIKFALGENVKQSNWGDRQRVRYPQTRMGVEQTYYNYFTKAREYGKSWDAFKASKNAASAPRRDIEMDVLLEILNKKRFVTCHSYVQSEINMLIHVADSFGFTLNTFTHILEGYKVADKLKAHGSNASTFADWWAYKYEVIDAIPYNAAILTKVGINTAVNSDDPEMARRLNQEAAKTIKYGGLTEEQAWKLCTYNPAKMLHLENRTGSIKTGKDADIVVWSDNPLSIYAKAERTFVDGILFYDIDKDAQKRDEIRKKRARLIQKMLDEKKSGAPTQEPSLKDHKGYTCGDSDEH; from the coding sequence ATGTTGTTCGCACAAGAAACCACTTTTCCTAGCAACGGGCCCGATGATTACCGAGAGGGAATTCACGCATTTACCAACGCCACCATCTGGAAGAACTTCAACACCAAAATGGAAAACGCCACGCTGGTTATTCGCGATGGCAGGATTGTAGATGCCGGAAACGGAATCGCTATTCCCAAAGGAGCGATTGTTCACGACATGAAGGGCAAGTTCATCTATCCTTCCTTCATTGATTTATTTACGGATTACGGCATGCCCGAAGCGACCAAGTCGAAAGGCAAAGAAGGGCCACAATTGGAGTCTGATGTAAAAGGGGCTTATGGATGGAATCAGGCGATTCATACAGATTTTTATGCAGACAGAAATTTTTCTGTGGACAATGACAAAGCCGAAGAATGGCGCAAACAGGGATTTGGCACGGTGCTTTCGCATCGCAAAGACGGAATTGCCCGCGGTACCGGAACCGTCGTCACTCTGGCTAATACTCAGAATAACCAATTGATTGTGAAAGCAGTAGCGAGCGCGCACTATTCGTTTAGCAAAGGAACGTCCACGCAGGACTATCCTTCCTCTTTGATGGGCAGCATTGCTTTGTTGCGGCAAACTTACTTTGATGCCCAGTGGTATAAAAACACCAAAGACCAAAAAGAATACAATATCAATCTGGAAGAAATGAATCGCCAGCAAAGTTTGACGCAATTGTTTGATGCTTCGAACGATTGGATGAAAATTCTTCGTGCAGATAAGGTGGGTGATGAATTTGGCGTTCAATATATCATCAAGGGGAAGGGCGATGAGTATCAACGGATAGAAGATATAAAAAACACCAAAGCGAAATTGATTATCCCACTCAATTTCCCCAAGGCTTATGATGTGGAAGACCCTTACAAATCGCTTTGGGTTTCTTTAGAGGAGATGAAAAACTGGGAGTTGGCTCCTACAAATGCTGCGGCATTAGCAAAAGCCGGAATTGATTTTTCGTTCACTGCTTCTGATTTGGAGAAGAAGGAACACTTTCTGGCAAATCTGCGCAAGGCGGTGAAGTATGGCCTAGATTCTAGCATTGCTTTAAAGGCGTTGACTTTTAACCCGGCATCGTTCCTGAGTGTTTACGATAAAGTAGGTTCATTAGAACCGGGAAAGTTGGCAAACTTCTTTGTCACCTCCGGTCCTTTGTTTGATGGGAAAACTGAAATAAACGAGAACTGGGTTCAGGGAATTCGATATGAAATCAAATCTTTTGAACCGAAAGATATTCGCGGAGAATATGCCTTGACTGTGGGAAGCAGCAACTATAAATTGAAGGTAAGCGGCGATGCACATGCGCCGAAAGCAAATCTTGTAATTACTGATTCGCTGAAGCCGGAAGTGAAATTGACCTACAAGGAAAAGGACATCACTCTTTCTTTCAATCCTGATAAAAAAGCAGAACAAAACAAAATCCGCCTGACCGGCTTGATTGATTATGATAAGAAAAGTGCAAGTGGTAATGGGCAAATGCCAAACGGCGATTGGATTACCTGGACGGCCATTCAAAGCAAAGGGCCGGAGGCAGATACTTCCAAAGCGAAAAATGACACCACAGATTACACCAAAGAAATTGGAAAGGTGGTTTATCCCTTCATGGCTTATGGAAATGAGGAAATTCCGAAGCAGGAAAGTTTCCTAATAAAGAATGGAACAGTATGGACGAACGAAAAGGAGTTTGTTCTATCAAATGCGGATGTGATTATTAAGGGTGGGAAAATTGCTTCCGTGGGCAAAGGACTGACTTGTGCAGATTGCAAAACCATTGATGCGACAAATAAATATGTCACCAGCGGCATTATTGACGAACACAGCCACATTGCGATCAGCGAAGGAGTGAATGAGGGAGGACAATCCAGTACGGCAGAAGTGAGTATTGCAGATGTGGTAAATTCGGAAGACATCAATATCTATCGCCAGTTGGGGGGTGGTGTGATTGCTTCGCAATTGTTACATGGTTCTGCCAACGCGATTGGCGGGCAAAGCGCTATCATTAAACTTCGTTGGGGATATACGCCGGAGAAACTGAAAATCGAAAACGCCGATGGCTTTATCAAGTTCGCCTTGGGTGAAAATGTAAAGCAATCCAACTGGGGCGATCGCCAAAGGGTACGCTACCCCCAAACCAGAATGGGAGTGGAGCAGACTTATTATAACTACTTCACAAAAGCTCGTGAGTATGGAAAATCTTGGGATGCTTTCAAAGCGTCAAAGAATGCTGCTTCTGCGCCGAGAAGAGACATTGAAATGGATGTATTGCTGGAGATACTGAACAAGAAAAGATTCGTCACCTGCCACAGCTATGTACAAAGTGAAATCAATATGCTGATTCACGTGGCCGACTCCTTTGGCTTTACGCTGAATACTTTTACCCACATTCTTGAAGGATATAAAGTGGCCGACAAATTGAAAGCGCATGGCTCCAATGCTTCTACCTTTGCCGACTGGTGGGCTTATAAATATGAAGTGATTGACGCTATCCCATACAATGCAGCCATTTTAACTAAAGTGGGAATTAATACTGCGGTCAATTCGGATGATCCGGAAATGGCGCGTCGTTTGAATCAGGAAGCTGCTAAGACAATTAAGTATGGCGGTTTGACCGAGGAGCAGGCCTGGAAGCTCTGTACTTATAACCCGGCAAAGATGCTGCATTTAGAGAATCGAACCGGTTCGATAAAAACAGGAAAAGATGCGGATATTGTAGTGTGGAGCGACAACCCGCTTTCTATCTACGCAAAGGCAGAAAGAACTTTTGTGGACGGCATTCTCTTTTATGATATAGATAAAGACGCGCAGAAGCGCGACGAAATCAGAAAGAAACGTGCTCGCCTGATTCAAAAAATGTTGGATGAAAAGAAATCAGGAGCACCCACTCAGGAGCCGTCGCTGAAGGATCATAAAGGATACACCTGTGGAGATTCTGATGAGCATTGA
- a CDS encoding class I tRNA ligase family protein: protein MVGEFVTTTDGTGIVHLAPAFGSDDFKVAKEKIGALTLVDKQGKFTDEVN, encoded by the coding sequence TTGGTTGGAGAATTTGTAACAACCACTGATGGAACAGGAATTGTGCATCTCGCACCTGCTTTCGGTTCAGATGACTTTAAAGTAGCGAAAGAAAAAATTGGCGCGCTAACTTTGGTTGATAAGCAAGGAAAATTTACTGATGAAGTGAACTGA
- a CDS encoding class I tRNA ligase family protein yields the protein MITTPKLNWKRIIRLKEILRVNNIVPDLKSHMSVDELIVLKLKLENKLFKTEKYEHNYPHCWRTDKPVIYYPLDSWFIKTTAVKDRLIELNKTINWKPAHTGEGRFGQWLENLVDWNLSSSRYWGTPLPIWESEYPKSQKERQIVCYRLRE from the coding sequence ATGATTACTACACCAAAGCTGAACTGGAAAAGGATTATCAGGCTCAAAGAAATCCTTCGTGTCAACAACATCGTTCCTGATTTGAAGAGCCACATGAGTGTGGATGAATTGATTGTTCTGAAACTGAAATTAGAGAACAAGCTTTTCAAGACCGAGAAATACGAACACAACTATCCGCATTGCTGGCGCACCGACAAGCCGGTGATATATTATCCGCTCGATTCTTGGTTTATCAAAACCACCGCCGTCAAAGACCGTCTGATAGAACTCAACAAAACCATCAACTGGAAACCCGCCCATACCGGCGAAGGAAGATTCGGGCAATGGCTGGAGAATCTAGTGGATTGGAATTTGAGCAGCTCCAGATATTGGGGAACGCCGCTGCCAATCTGGGAAAGCGAATACCCTAAATCCCAGAAGGAAAGGCAAATCGTGTGTTATAGGCTGCGTGAGTGA
- a CDS encoding class I tRNA ligase family protein has translation MLGYKIIRFTNEEVIGNMDSVINSIWKELAGRPLQRTKPESFFGGWLFPADFIAEGVDQTRGWFFTLHVLAVALFDSVAYKNVVSNGLLLDKTGNKMSKRLGNIIEPFELLEKYSADATRWYMMRNSDPWDNMKFDVAGLQDVTRSHFGTLYNTYSFFALYANIDNWKIDEKNIVPISKRPELDRWVISKLHSLIKDVTAFYEDYEPTKAARAIEKFVDEDLSNWYVRLNRRRFWKGQMSEDKKAAYETLHECLNVVGQLMSPVAPFFSDWLYRNLNGENASVHVSHLFKANKEVLDTDLEERMELAQRTCSLVLSLRKKEKIKVRQPLQRIMVPVLNERMKAQLSKVEEYILSEVNVKAIEYISDASGVVKKKIKPNFRELGKKVGAKMKALQTAIAAFTQEDLQKLEQDKVYALNLDGENFNLEISDVEILSEDIPGWLVASEGALTVALDVTLTDDLRNEGNAREFVNKVQNIRKDKGFQVLDRIKVSVVKNRTFESTLTQFKDYISSEILAKEIELVDSLNDFEEVELNEEILKVKVELN, from the coding sequence ATGCTAGGTTATAAAATAATTCGCTTCACCAATGAGGAGGTAATCGGCAATATGGATTCCGTTATAAATTCTATTTGGAAAGAACTTGCAGGAAGGCCACTTCAAAGGACGAAACCAGAAAGTTTCTTCGGGGGTTGGCTTTTTCCCGCAGATTTTATTGCTGAAGGTGTTGACCAAACTCGTGGTTGGTTTTTCACCTTGCACGTATTGGCCGTCGCTTTGTTCGATTCCGTGGCTTACAAAAATGTAGTGAGCAATGGTTTGCTGCTCGACAAGACTGGCAACAAAATGAGCAAGCGACTCGGCAATATTATCGAGCCTTTTGAACTGCTCGAGAAATATTCTGCCGACGCCACGCGCTGGTACATGATGCGCAACAGCGACCCTTGGGATAATATGAAGTTCGATGTAGCGGGCTTGCAGGATGTAACGCGCTCCCATTTCGGAACGCTTTATAATACTTACTCCTTCTTTGCACTCTACGCGAATATTGACAACTGGAAGATTGATGAGAAGAATATCGTTCCTATCAGTAAGCGCCCGGAATTGGACCGCTGGGTTATCTCCAAACTTCATTCGCTCATCAAAGATGTGACTGCATTCTACGAAGACTACGAGCCAACCAAAGCGGCGCGCGCCATTGAAAAATTTGTAGATGAAGATTTAAGCAACTGGTACGTGCGTCTCAATCGCCGCCGTTTTTGGAAAGGACAAATGAGTGAGGACAAGAAAGCGGCTTACGAAACCTTGCACGAATGTTTGAATGTAGTGGGGCAATTGATGAGTCCGGTGGCTCCTTTCTTTAGCGACTGGCTTTATAGAAACCTGAATGGAGAAAATGCTTCCGTGCATGTTTCTCACTTGTTCAAAGCCAACAAAGAAGTGCTCGACACAGATTTGGAAGAGAGAATGGAACTGGCACAGAGGACTTGCTCTTTGGTTTTGTCGCTTCGCAAAAAAGAAAAGATAAAAGTGCGACAACCCCTCCAGCGTATCATGGTCCCCGTTCTGAATGAACGAATGAAAGCGCAGCTATCCAAAGTAGAAGAATATATTCTTAGCGAGGTGAACGTGAAGGCGATTGAATATATCTCCGATGCTTCAGGTGTGGTCAAGAAGAAAATCAAACCAAACTTCCGCGAACTCGGAAAGAAAGTGGGGGCAAAAATGAAAGCCTTGCAGACTGCCATAGCTGCTTTCACACAAGAAGATTTACAGAAATTGGAGCAGGATAAAGTTTACGCTCTGAATCTGGATGGAGAGAATTTCAACCTTGAAATCAGTGATGTTGAGATTCTCAGCGAAGATATTCCGGGCTGGTTAGTGGCGAGTGAAGGGGCCCTTACTGTGGCTCTCGACGTAACGCTCACAGATGATTTGCGCAATGAAGGAAACGCTCGTGAGTTCGTCAATAAAGTTCAGAACATTCGCAAAGACAAAGGTTTTCAGGTGTTGGACCGCATTAAAGTATCCGTGGTGAAGAATAGAACATTTGAATCCACGCTGACGCAATTCAAAGATTATATCAGCAGTGAAATTCTCGCTAAAGAAATTGAGCTGGTAGATTCGCTGAATGATTTTGAGGAAGTAGAATTGAATGAGGAGATACTAAAAGTAAAAGTCGAACTGAATTAA
- a CDS encoding lipoprotein signal peptidase yields MKPYKPFLIILTVILLDQLLKLWVKTHMIMGDEIIITNWFRLHFTENRGMAFGLELPGFWGKMFLSTFRLAATIGGTWYIFRLLKEKAHWGFISACSMILGGAIGNMIDGTFYGVIFSDSFGRVAEVFPKEGGYASFMQGHVVDMLWFPLVHGFFPESFPIWGGEYFEFFRPVFNIADSAITVGVTIILIFQKSFFKEENQTALIPEKPLQTEVTATSNATN; encoded by the coding sequence ATGAAGCCATACAAACCTTTTCTAATTATCCTTACTGTCATTCTCCTTGACCAGCTATTAAAACTCTGGGTCAAGACACACATGATTATGGGAGATGAAATCATCATCACCAATTGGTTTCGCTTACATTTTACCGAGAACCGTGGGATGGCTTTTGGCCTAGAGTTACCAGGCTTCTGGGGGAAAATGTTTCTAAGCACTTTCCGATTGGCGGCAACAATTGGCGGCACTTGGTATATTTTTCGCCTGCTTAAAGAAAAAGCTCACTGGGGATTTATCTCTGCCTGTTCGATGATTTTAGGAGGAGCCATTGGCAATATGATTGATGGAACCTTCTACGGCGTTATTTTTTCAGACAGCTTTGGTCGCGTTGCAGAAGTCTTTCCTAAAGAAGGTGGTTATGCCAGCTTCATGCAGGGACATGTGGTAGATATGCTTTGGTTTCCGTTGGTCCACGGCTTTTTCCCTGAAAGCTTTCCGATTTGGGGAGGAGAATATTTTGAATTTTTCCGACCGGTCTTTAACATCGCAGACTCGGCCATTACTGTTGGGGTGACCATTATACTGATTTTTCAAAAATCATTTTTCAAAGAAGAAAATCAGACAGCGCTCATACCTGAAAAGCCTTTACAGACAGAAGTTACAGCAACTTCAAATGCTACAAATTAG
- a CDS encoding diacylglycerol kinase family protein encodes MVALKEQQNLRIHFVAIILVVITGAYLGLSTAEWSVIILTIGFVIVAELFNTAIEYVVDLASPQNHPLAKKAKDVSAAAVLTSALIATIVAFSIFGNKIFNLLLTNL; translated from the coding sequence ATGGTAGCTCTGAAAGAGCAACAGAATCTACGTATTCATTTTGTTGCAATTATTCTGGTGGTTATTACGGGAGCTTATTTGGGCCTCAGTACGGCTGAATGGAGTGTAATCATTTTAACTATTGGATTTGTGATAGTGGCGGAGCTGTTCAACACGGCGATTGAGTATGTCGTTGATTTGGCCTCCCCTCAAAACCATCCTCTTGCAAAGAAAGCCAAAGATGTTTCTGCGGCTGCCGTATTGACAAGCGCTTTGATTGCCACCATTGTTGCCTTCTCCATTTTCGGCAACAAGATTTTCAATTTACTATTGACTAATTTGTAG